DNA from Fusarium musae strain F31 chromosome 7, whole genome shotgun sequence:
GACTTCGTTAATGACAACATTTAGAGAACTCGTACTCCGTACTAATGACGTTTTATGAGATTTTATCGCGACTCTTCATGTATCACAACAGCTTTGTCGAGGTCACCTGAGTGTCGTGCAAATCTGGTTTCAAATGCCAGACTTGTATGAAACGATGTCTGCTTGGCAGTGGCAGACAGCTGACGATGTTTTGAAACACCAATATGAGAGTTTAAGTAATTCTCGCGACTCAAGGACATAAAAGGATATTGATTgtatataatagcttcaTTCTCAAAGTGATCTAATTTGAGAGCTTTGCCTTGAATCAATTTTTTGATCGTTTCCTAAACCAGCTTTGATGTAAAGTACGGCTTTTATGATCTCAGAGAACTAAATTCCGAAAATAAGCGTTTGAATCAAATACCACTGAAGGGATgatatatagctactaggCTATGCCTCATGCGATTCTGGCTTACGGCCGTACACATAGCGTACCACAAAATAACCATGAATCTTGCGGTTGCGGAGAGCCTTTCTGATCTGCATTAGGAACACCTGGTACTCGTCCTTGGGCCACTGCAGCACATTATTCCACAACAGCAGAGTATATCCTTACCAATTTGTAAGCATAGGACTCAAACAAATGATAGACGTAGCATACCTTCAATGTCATTCTCCAATGTCAGCTTGACAAATCGGCCGACCTCAGCTAGCCTTGGGTCCTTGGGCCAATCCCCAATCGGGATCTGCAATCGCGCACGGAATCAGCCTTGTAAGAGCTCTCTGCTCAAACCAAAACTCACCTTGTAGTCCACCGTCTTGATGTCCACGAACCTCGCTTCTTCCATCCCCTTTGGTTGCAACTCATTCACAAAGAACGGTCTACCAATCGCCTTACCGCCCTCTTCATACAGCTTGTTGCACAACTTATACacctcttgttcttcagctGTGCCATCATCACTACGAAAATGAATATCGGCTTCAACAGACTCAACCCAGCCCCCCGGCGCACAAACACGGTAGGCTTGTTGGTACAAAGCAGTCCAGTCCTGAATAGCCCCGAAGAGATAACGCATGTGGACGAAATCAAAGGCGTTGTCtttccaggtccaggtctCGGTGGCGTCGTCGATCTCGAAACGCACATTTGGGGGGACCCATTTTGGCTGTGTTGGTGAGAGATCAGTTGCTGTTACTTCGGCTTGGGGGAACTGATCTGCGAAGTCTCTGTGGTTGTGTCAGCGTCACGTCGCGTAATAGAGCATTGGGTTGTCGTACATTGCCCAGATTCCTAGTCGGCTTGTTAGCTACGAACATGAATCAATCCTACACTAACTCACCACTTCCCGTACCAACGTCAAGCGCTTTCTAATCATGCATTAACGTCTATGATCCTTCATACCCATGACGATTCTCCACGTACCTGGACGTTGTCTCCGATGGGAGCCAGATATAACTGACCGTCGAGCAGGACCGTTAAATAATGATGGCTTGGCATTTAGTGAGCAGGCGGGCATGAAGGGTAGGGATGACGTCTCTCACCTAATGTCAACAGACTCGAGTTGTTGTTCATCATTCGGAAACGAATATTCAGTCACGAACTTGTCGCTATGGAACGTGCGACCCTGAATACTTCTGTAGTGAAGGATACTCGAAGAAACAGAGGCAGTCGAGCTCTCACTGTAAAATATTGTCAATATGGATTGATCATGACGGCAAGAGTAAATCTTACGCGTCTGTCTCAAGCGTTGAGTCGGCGTCGTCTTGAACATCCTTTTCAACAAGTTAGCATATCTAGTAGCACAGAATATTCCACAAAACCTCACATCATCGTTGTCAGCGGCGGGGATGAGCTCATTGTGCGGAGAAGGGGTTGACTTGGGCCCAGACGCCGGAGATGACGGCCCAGTCGGCGATTTGGTCTTTGGCGAAGACATCAAGAATTATCGCAATGCGACGCTGAATCAAAGTCAATCCGAGAGGTATTTTTGACAGTTTAAATTGAGTGGACgtgagagggagaggggaaCCCTGGCCTCGCCAATGACCAGCTGTGCTGACGTTGCGTTGCATCATGGTGGGCTGAGTAACAGCCATTTTATCAGATCATATCATGATCTAAGCACGACGATTGGCGTCCGTTCTCAACGGAAATGCTCAGGAAAAGAGGTATTATAGATAGGCTACAATACTATGCACAACTCATGTCGTGGTGCCACTATCGATATGCAAATGCAGCTGCATCCTATGCAATGAGAGTGATAGCGAAATCCGCGACGGAACTCCGGTATTATCCaaaatcttatttaaaatctcTAGGAGGCCGCGAAACCAAACATTTGTGCCTCGAATTAAGGAACTataatatctaaatattGATTGGAGATTCTTCTTTATCCAGATTTTCGCCATCCCGAGTTTTCTAGTCCGTCTTTGTCTCCTTGGACGGAAAATTCCATAAGCTCTTAACCTTTCTATACAACAGTATGGTGAAGCCTACAAGGCTGCCAACAACCAGCGGCAATCCGTATCGGAACCATGTTATAGGCTGCCAAGGGCTCACGGTAGGAATGAATGGCTTGATTGCCAGTTCAAGTATCTCTGGCGTTCCGTCGGCCCTTTTGCCAGTGAATGCTTCAAAAGCCTGAAGCACGATCTTCACAACTTGCGTGGGCTGACTCAAGAACGGCGAATGGCTTGTCTTCAGCTCGGTATAAACCACGCGACAACCCAACATCCTCACCATCCCGATCTGAGCTCTTTGGATAAGAACAGGAAGCCCCTGATCTTCAACAGTTCCGATGAACCATACAGGCACATCTAACCATCCGGAGTACGAGCACTCTCTACCTTCAAACAGTGCTTTGAGACTCTGTGTGGTGAGCATAGAAGTCGCGCGGTCTGCCTCAACAGGCGGTAGATCATGGTAGAAGAATTTCTGAGGACGGACTGTGAGATCTGCATATCCGGTCTCTTTGTTGATGCGGAAGAATGGCGGAGTTATATTGAGAAAGTGGTCCATGAATGTGAGCCCGGTGAAGCAAAATCCCGTTGCGATGGGGATAATACCGACGACGTGTCCTGTCTCTGGAGTCCGTTCGCGGGACGaagatggtgatgctgaGCTTTGGCCTGATACGGATGCCTCGGTTGGCCTAGAGAAACCTTTAACAGCACTGTTCCCAACCGTTCCTCCATAAGAATGCGTAATGACAATCACGTCACGGCCGTTTTCTGTTTCCTGTCTGATAGCAGAACAAACGGCCTCAACGTCGTCTTTGAAACTCGCCATTGGGTCATCCATTGTTGTTGGGAGCGTGACGGGAATGCATCTCAAATGATGTTGGGTTTGTAGCTGTTCCATTACTTTGCGGTAACATGATGGCTTATGCCATGCGCCGGGAACAAAGACCAAGCTGGTTTCACTGGACATTTCGTCGAAGTGGCAACCGACAAGATAGTGGTAGAAAGGAGATTACTGAGGAAAAAGACAAAGGGGAGTTGATAGAAAGTGTTGAAGCGGAATATAAATAGCAGAGCAAAGCGTGGAGACAGTCGATATGGGCATCATGGAGAACCAACGATCACTTGCCTGATTTGGACTGATTGACGAGCGGACTTAGAGGCAGCGGACTTTGTCAACCAATCAAGTCAACTAATTCCACATTTTTGCAAGGTGATATCCACCTTTACTAACTAGCATACTCGATGTTAAACTTGTGTTCACGCTTATTAGACCCAACACGAACCTCCCACTTCGGCTCACCTTGCAATCCCATAGTAAGCTCAAGATCGTTGTGTTTTCTATAACCCTCGGATGGATCCCCTACTGGTTGCCACTCAGTGATAGGCTTGTCCCAGTCACACTCAATCCGACACAAGCTCAACACGGCAGAATTTGACCTCTTTGGTGCTGGATCCTGAGCGCTGTATACGATGTAAAAGGTGCACTTTTCGGGCATATCACTAGGGCGATAATAATGGTGGTAGAAGAAAGGAATCCGTGATTTCTTGTCAATCTTATCACCCTGTTATGGTCTAGTATTAGTACTTGCACGCGTCTCGAACAATTGGCTTCTCGTACCTTTAGCAAATACCACCTCATTCTTTCCACTCTCTTGAAGCCTTCTGGATTGAGAGTGACTACATCCTCAGGGTCAAGATCGAGACCTTTGATGGAAGTGCTGACTACAATTCCATAGTGGTACCTTGATCGACGAGAAATAACATCCGGTATTCTTCCAAGAGCTTCTCGATCCTCTGGTGAATGGACTGGCTGAGCCGAAATGTTCTCTTGTAGTAGCCGTAGCACTGCACCTCGAGCGACAGCGGAccatcttgacagcttctaTTAATACATGGATCATACGAGTGGATATGTCTTACCCATCGCTTGGTCTGAGGAccttgttggagaagatTTCGGTCAGCTTGTCATAGACATACTCTGAGCTGCCCAAACCCCCAACTAGGAGGATTTTCTGGAACACGTGTGAGTTAGTTCATCTGGATCCCAGTGAGTTTCTTATATGTTACCTTTGGCGGTTTCCCAGTTTCCTCTTGGACCTCTTTGCATTGATTCCCAACCAGAGTCCGAATGCCTGTCAGAGatctgttgaagaagcccGTCATTTCTTCACTTTTCAGACACGTCAGTATGTTGCCATTCGATCGTGATGAGAAAAGCATACTTGCTGATGATCAATGTATCTTTGTGTCTGAGCCGCGCAAGGGTACCGTAGGCTTTACTTGGTGGGTGAAGGTGATAGTTCTCTTGAGCGTTAGAAATACTGAAACTTCTTTTTGCGCCGAGTTCCCACTCCCGTAGAATGAACTGATTGTAATCAAAGTCCTTGAGAGAACTGATCTTCAGCTTAGCCTTACCACGGACGTAGGATTCAAATGCTTGGTCAATCTGGAAAGCGCCAGCCAGTTTTCCTACGCCGCTATGTTAGATATCAAACATCCGAAAGCCATTGTACCTAACAGGTACCACTCACCTGATCCAGGAACACACTCTTCTAGTTTGAAAGGGCGCTCAGAGACAACTTTGTAGCTGATGACATCCTGATCAATGTGTTAGCTTTGAAAAGATACCAATAGAAATGAAGACTTGGTGTCATACTACTGTACCACCGCCTGCGTCGCAAACAACGAAGGATTCATTTTGCTGTACTTGGGGTTAGCTTGATTCGACAGCTGAGACTTGAGTGACTATACGTACTTGAATCTCCGGAGAAGAGTTTCTCTGGAAGAGACTCGCCAACGCGGCAGCCTCGGGCTCTTGTACGAGTATGAGAGTCGTTTCCCCAATGTCTCTGTACTTCATGATTCCCGCAATTTTGGCAGCC
Protein-coding regions in this window:
- a CDS encoding hypothetical protein (EggNog:ENOG41) → MDQFPQAEVTATDLSPTQPKWVPPNVRFEIDDATETWTWKDNAFDFVHMRYLFGAIQDWTALYQQAYRVCAPGGWVESVEADIHFRSDDGTAEEQEVYKLCNKLYEEGGKAIGRPFFVNELQPKGMEEARFVDIKTVDYKIPIGDWPKDPRLAEVGRFVKLTLENDIEGYTLLLWNNVLQWPKDEYQVFLMQIRKALRNRKIHGYFVVRYVYGRKPESHEA